Proteins encoded by one window of Taeniopygia guttata chromosome 1A, bTaeGut7.mat, whole genome shotgun sequence:
- the RRP7A gene encoding ribosomal RNA-processing protein 7 homolog A (The RefSeq protein has 1 substitution compared to this genomic sequence) — translation MAAATGRAAGAAPAGYTALAVKFSERQRSHHCLLVKEHQVREGADTAHPPRRTLFVLNVPPYCGPDSLSRLFSRCGHVQSVDICDKPGPGEKKDKLASKFFDQKALKGFQVAYVVFRKPAAVQAAKALSQEGPLIISTESHPVKTGISKWIASYEASIVDPKELKAEVDAYMEDYDKKMAEEEAKAAKEEGVPDEEGWVKVTRKGRKPGLPRTEAANLRLLEKEKQKRARKELLNFYAWQHRETKREHIAQLRKKFEEDKQRIALMRAQRKFRPY, via the exons ATGGCGGCCGCCACGGGGCgtgcggcgggagcggcgccggcGGGGTACACGG CTCTGGCGGTGAAGTTCTCGGAGCGGCAGCGCTCGCACCACTGCCTGTTGGTGAAGGAGCACCAGGTGCGGGAAGGGGCCGACACCGCGCACCCGCCTCGCCGCACCCTCTTCGTCCTCAACGTGCCCCCGTACTGCGGCCCG GACTCTTTGTCTAGGCTGTTCTCTCGCTGCGGGCACGTGCAGTCTGTGGACATCTGTGACAAGCCAGggccaggagagaaaaaagataaaCTGGCGTCCAAATTCTTTGACCAGAAAGCTCTAAAG ggaTTTCAAGTAGCATATGTGGTGTTCAGGAAACCAGCAGCTGTCCAGGCAGCCAAGGCTCTATCACAGGAAGGTCCCTTGATAATATCAACAGAGAGCCACCCTGTGAAAACCGGCATTAGCA AGTGGATCGCCAGCTATGAGGCCTCCATCGTGGATCCAAAGGAGCTGAAGGCTGAGGTGGATGCCTACATGGAAGACTATGATAAAAGGATGGCAGAG GAAGAAGCCAAAGCAGCCAAGGAGGAGGGTGTTCCAGATGAGGAGGGCTGGGTGAAGGTGACCCGGAAGGGCCGGAAGCCCGGCCTGCCCCGGACAGAGGCTGCCAACCTGCGCttgctggagaaggagaaacagaaaagggCCCGCAAAGAGCTGCTCAACTTCTATGCCTGGCAGCATCGCGAGACCAAGAGAGAGC ACATTGCCCAGTTGAGGAAGAAATTTGAGGAGGACAAGCAGAGGATTGCACTGATGCGAGCCCAACGCAAGTTTCGGCCATACTAA
- the SERHL2 gene encoding serine hydrolase-like protein 2 isoform X1, with translation MFSELKFPVPWGHVAAKAWGPSEGHPVLCLHGWLDNANTFDKLIPLLPRGCYYVAMDFSGHGLSSHRPAGCPYHFLDYVTDVRRVAAALQWRRFTLMGHSMGGAVAGMFCFLYPEMVDKLILLESLGFLLAPEDTEAWLKSKRRVIDRLLSLEAKQQTPKARSPEAALQRLLEANSHLTAEGGAILLQRGATETPAGLVYNRDMRARTQSREFFTVEQCVKLLQKIQDRVLIIVSQDGLLVPHNLPSRNHFVKALQEAFESTLKEHIQLAEVPGSHFVHLNEPEVVSGIISNFLTAQNTRARL, from the exons ATGTTCTCAGAGCTGaaattccctgtgccctggggacatgTGGCAGCCAAGGCCTGGGGACCCTCGGAGGGACACCCTGTGCTGTGTTTGCATGGCTGGTTGGACAATGCCAACACCTTTGACAAGCTCATTCCACTGCTCCCTAGAG GTTGTTACTATGTGGCAATGGATTTTTCTGGACATGGTTTGTCCTCCCACCGACCTGCAGGCTGCCCCTACCATTTCCTAGATTATGTGACTGATGTGCGCCGGGTGGCAGCAG CATTGCAGTGGAGAAGGTTCACACTGATGGGTCACAGTATGG gtggggctgtggcaggaaTG ttctgttttctttatccCGAGATGGTGGATAAGCTGATCCTGCTGGAAAGTCTTGGCTTTCTTCTAGCTCCGGAG GACACTGAGGCGTGGCTGAAATCAAAACGGAGGGTGATCGACAGACTACTGAGTCTGGAGGCAAAGCAGCAAACTCCCAAAGCACGGAGTCCTGAAGCAGCATTGCAGAG GCTTTTAGAAGCAAACAGCCATCTGACAGCAGAGGGTGGGGCAATCCTGCTGCAGCGAGGAGCAACTGAGACACCCGCTG gACTGGTGTATAACAGAGACATGAGAGCCCGTACG CAGAGTCGAGAGTTCTTCACAGTGGAGCAGTGTGTAAAGCTCTTGCAGAAGATCCAGGACCGTGTTCTCATCATTGT ATCACAAGATGGACTCTTGGTACCGCACAACCTAcccagcagaaatcattttGTGAAAGCTCTGCAGGAGGCATTCGAGTCTACCCTCAAAGAG CACATCCAGCTAGCAGAAGTGCCTGGGAGTCATTTTGTGCACCTGAATGAGCCTGAGGTGGTATCTGGGATCATCAGCAACTTCCTGACAGCACAGAACACCAGGGCCAGACTCTAG
- the SERHL2 gene encoding serine hydrolase-like protein 2 isoform X2 → MFSELKFPVPWGHVAAKAWGPSEGHPVLCLHGWLDNANTFDKLIPLLPRGCYYVAMDFSGHGLSSHRPAGCPYHFLDYVTDVRRVAAALQWRRFTLMGHSMGGAVAGMMVDKLILLESLGFLLAPEDTEAWLKSKRRVIDRLLSLEAKQQTPKARSPEAALQRLLEANSHLTAEGGAILLQRGATETPAGLVYNRDMRARTQSREFFTVEQCVKLLQKIQDRVLIIVSQDGLLVPHNLPSRNHFVKALQEAFESTLKEHIQLAEVPGSHFVHLNEPEVVSGIISNFLTAQNTRARL, encoded by the exons ATGTTCTCAGAGCTGaaattccctgtgccctggggacatgTGGCAGCCAAGGCCTGGGGACCCTCGGAGGGACACCCTGTGCTGTGTTTGCATGGCTGGTTGGACAATGCCAACACCTTTGACAAGCTCATTCCACTGCTCCCTAGAG GTTGTTACTATGTGGCAATGGATTTTTCTGGACATGGTTTGTCCTCCCACCGACCTGCAGGCTGCCCCTACCATTTCCTAGATTATGTGACTGATGTGCGCCGGGTGGCAGCAG CATTGCAGTGGAGAAGGTTCACACTGATGGGTCACAGTATGG gtggggctgtggcaggaaTG ATGGTGGATAAGCTGATCCTGCTGGAAAGTCTTGGCTTTCTTCTAGCTCCGGAG GACACTGAGGCGTGGCTGAAATCAAAACGGAGGGTGATCGACAGACTACTGAGTCTGGAGGCAAAGCAGCAAACTCCCAAAGCACGGAGTCCTGAAGCAGCATTGCAGAG GCTTTTAGAAGCAAACAGCCATCTGACAGCAGAGGGTGGGGCAATCCTGCTGCAGCGAGGAGCAACTGAGACACCCGCTG gACTGGTGTATAACAGAGACATGAGAGCCCGTACG CAGAGTCGAGAGTTCTTCACAGTGGAGCAGTGTGTAAAGCTCTTGCAGAAGATCCAGGACCGTGTTCTCATCATTGT ATCACAAGATGGACTCTTGGTACCGCACAACCTAcccagcagaaatcattttGTGAAAGCTCTGCAGGAGGCATTCGAGTCTACCCTCAAAGAG CACATCCAGCTAGCAGAAGTGCCTGGGAGTCATTTTGTGCACCTGAATGAGCCTGAGGTGGTATCTGGGATCATCAGCAACTTCCTGACAGCACAGAACACCAGGGCCAGACTCTAG
- the SERHL2 gene encoding serine hydrolase-like protein 2 isoform X3 gives MFSELKFPVPWGHVAAKAWGPSEGHPVLCLHGWLDNANTFDKLIPLLPRGCYYVAMDFSGHGLSSHRPAGCPYHFLDYVTDVRRVAAALQWRRFTLMGHSMGGAVAGMDTEAWLKSKRRVIDRLLSLEAKQQTPKARSPEAALQRLLEANSHLTAEGGAILLQRGATETPAGLVYNRDMRARTQSREFFTVEQCVKLLQKIQDRVLIIVSQDGLLVPHNLPSRNHFVKALQEAFESTLKEHIQLAEVPGSHFVHLNEPEVVSGIISNFLTAQNTRARL, from the exons ATGTTCTCAGAGCTGaaattccctgtgccctggggacatgTGGCAGCCAAGGCCTGGGGACCCTCGGAGGGACACCCTGTGCTGTGTTTGCATGGCTGGTTGGACAATGCCAACACCTTTGACAAGCTCATTCCACTGCTCCCTAGAG GTTGTTACTATGTGGCAATGGATTTTTCTGGACATGGTTTGTCCTCCCACCGACCTGCAGGCTGCCCCTACCATTTCCTAGATTATGTGACTGATGTGCGCCGGGTGGCAGCAG CATTGCAGTGGAGAAGGTTCACACTGATGGGTCACAGTATGG gtggggctgtggcaggaaTG GACACTGAGGCGTGGCTGAAATCAAAACGGAGGGTGATCGACAGACTACTGAGTCTGGAGGCAAAGCAGCAAACTCCCAAAGCACGGAGTCCTGAAGCAGCATTGCAGAG GCTTTTAGAAGCAAACAGCCATCTGACAGCAGAGGGTGGGGCAATCCTGCTGCAGCGAGGAGCAACTGAGACACCCGCTG gACTGGTGTATAACAGAGACATGAGAGCCCGTACG CAGAGTCGAGAGTTCTTCACAGTGGAGCAGTGTGTAAAGCTCTTGCAGAAGATCCAGGACCGTGTTCTCATCATTGT ATCACAAGATGGACTCTTGGTACCGCACAACCTAcccagcagaaatcattttGTGAAAGCTCTGCAGGAGGCATTCGAGTCTACCCTCAAAGAG CACATCCAGCTAGCAGAAGTGCCTGGGAGTCATTTTGTGCACCTGAATGAGCCTGAGGTGGTATCTGGGATCATCAGCAACTTCCTGACAGCACAGAACACCAGGGCCAGACTCTAG
- the SERHL2 gene encoding serine hydrolase-like protein 2 isoform X4, with amino-acid sequence MFSELKFPVPWGHVAAKAWGPSEGHPVLCLHGWLDNANTFDKLIPLLPRGCYYVAMDFSGHGLSSHRPAGCPYHFLDYVTDVRRVAAALQWRRFTLMGHSMGGAVAGMFCFLYPEMVDKLILLESLGFLLAPEDTEAWLKSKRRVIDRLLSLEAKQQTPKARSPEAALQRLLEANSHLTAEGGAILLQRGATETPAGLVYNRDMRARTITRWTLGTAQPTQQKSFCESSAGGIRVYPQRAHPASRSAWESFCAPE; translated from the exons ATGTTCTCAGAGCTGaaattccctgtgccctggggacatgTGGCAGCCAAGGCCTGGGGACCCTCGGAGGGACACCCTGTGCTGTGTTTGCATGGCTGGTTGGACAATGCCAACACCTTTGACAAGCTCATTCCACTGCTCCCTAGAG GTTGTTACTATGTGGCAATGGATTTTTCTGGACATGGTTTGTCCTCCCACCGACCTGCAGGCTGCCCCTACCATTTCCTAGATTATGTGACTGATGTGCGCCGGGTGGCAGCAG CATTGCAGTGGAGAAGGTTCACACTGATGGGTCACAGTATGG gtggggctgtggcaggaaTG ttctgttttctttatccCGAGATGGTGGATAAGCTGATCCTGCTGGAAAGTCTTGGCTTTCTTCTAGCTCCGGAG GACACTGAGGCGTGGCTGAAATCAAAACGGAGGGTGATCGACAGACTACTGAGTCTGGAGGCAAAGCAGCAAACTCCCAAAGCACGGAGTCCTGAAGCAGCATTGCAGAG GCTTTTAGAAGCAAACAGCCATCTGACAGCAGAGGGTGGGGCAATCCTGCTGCAGCGAGGAGCAACTGAGACACCCGCTG gACTGGTGTATAACAGAGACATGAGAGCCCGTACG ATCACAAGATGGACTCTTGGTACCGCACAACCTAcccagcagaaatcattttGTGAAAGCTCTGCAGGAGGCATTCGAGTCTACCCTCAAAGAG CACATCCAGCTAGCAGAAGTGCCTGGGAGTCATTTTGTGCACCTGAATGA